The window TTAACACCCGTGCAACCTGCTCCACGATCTGAGAAATCCCGCCGGCCATCATATTATTGCGTCCTTGGAAATATCCCCGCATCATGGCAATAGCCGGGAACAAAAGCAGTGCCGGTGCTATCGCTCTGACCGCCATGGCTGATTCGGGTACATCGGCGATATGAGTGGCATAAAACGGCGCTCCGAAGTACAGCAGCAGGGTCATAATGACACCGGCCCCGACTGAGAAGAGGAGCGCTGCATGGTACACTTGTCTTGCCTCTTCCGGGCGGTTCAACGCATACCGCTCCGAGACCATTTTACTTAATGTACTTGGAATGCCGGCAGTAGCTACGGTCAGCAGCATTAAATAAATATTGTTGGACACCCCGAAGGATGCCCGCCCGATATCATCGAATATATGGTCCAGCGGAACCCGCTGAACCAGACCCAGCACGCGGGCCACCAGTGCCGCTGCGGCCAGTATAAGCGTTCCTTTGACAAAAGACTCTTTCTTGGACAAACTGTTTCGCCTTCTTCGCTGTTAATTTAATACACACTGATCCAGATAAAGAACAGGACCACCATCATAATTTGCAGAATTACTTTGACCACGGTGCTGCTGAACAAACCTAGCAAGGAACCCATGCTGACTTTGAGCGCTTTGCCCGGATTCGAGCCAGCAATCAACTCACCAATGAACGCGCCTGCAAACGGGCCGATGATTAGTCCAATGGCATTAAGTACAAGCGGACCAATAATTATGCCAATCGTACTGCCAATGATTGAGGCACGTGAACCTCCAAATTTCTTGACACCCCAGGCACCGACGACATAGTCGGCCACAAACAATACGACCACAATCAGCGTCTGAATACTCCAAAACCAAGCGCCG of the Paenibacillus pedocola genome contains:
- a CDS encoding DUF456 domain-containing protein, yielding MAILGWVLIIALFAVGLAGAVYPILPGALAIYLAFFVYGWFFSFHSFGAWFWSIQTLIVVVLFVADYVVGAWGVKKFGGSRASIIGSTIGIIIGPLVLNAIGLIIGPFAGAFIGELIAGSNPGKALKVSMGSLLGLFSSTVVKVILQIMMVVLFFIWISVY